In Oscillospiraceae bacterium, the genomic window CGGGCGCTGGGCGTAGATCATCAGCTGTTCATGGAACGGATATTTGTAGAGGCGGGCGGCGGTGGTGAGAAAGCCCGCCCACTCCTGCCAGCTGCCGGTGAGCTGCCGCGCCACCTGGTCGGCCATCTGCGCGTATTGTTCTGCTTTGGTTGGCATGGGATTCTGTCCTCCTTCCTGGTCTTATATAAAAGCAGGGCGGCACGGTGGCCGCCCTGCGGGTCAAAACAGTGTGTTATTCATCAAAATCCGGGTACAGCTCCAGCTCGTCAAACTCGGCGTCGGTCATGGCGCGCAGCTTGGCGAGGGTACTGTCTGTCAGGGCCAGCAGCTCGTCCTCGTCCGCCTGCAAGTGGCCGCGCATCTCGGTCAGGGCCTCGATGGCCCCCTGGCGGGTGCCGGGGTTGTAGATGCACAGCAGGTTGGTTTCCTCAAAAGTCAAAGCGTTCATATCAGATCTCCCTTTCCGCGCTCTTTTTGGGCGCTGTCTTTTTATGTTCGGGTTTGGGCTGGCTTTTCAGCTGCTCCACAACGGACTTCCGTTTTTCCGGCAACTCCCGTTGGGGCGGCTGCCGCTGGCCGTTGTTGAGAATGCCGTCGATCATGCCGTAGTCATCCTCCACGGCCATTTCCGCATTTTTCAGCGGGTTGTCCGGCAGGAAGCCGGGAACCTCGGCAAAGCCGAAGCTGTCGCAGTAGTGACAGGATACCTTGCCGTCCCGCTTGATGGCAACGATGTCGCTGACGCTCATGGACGGGTGACGGTAGTCGGCGGGGTGTTCATTGTTGAAGCGGTAAAAAAGCTGTTCGGCAGTATCGCCCTTCAAATCGGAGGGCAGCAGCGGCGCGGTGTAGACCAGATCGTAGTTGTCCCGCTGCGCCGTCTGCCCGATGGACTTGAGCCATTCCAGCCCCTCATAGCGGATGTCCCGCAACTCGTCGGTGTGCTTCACCTGATAAATAGCGAAGCAGTCGCCCTTGTGATCGAGGAACGCCTGCTCCCGTTCCTGCTGGTGGTCCATGCGCTCCTTGACCTGGGCATCGAAAGCCGGGCTTTCCTCCCATTCCTCGCGGGTGACGGCGAAGATCCCGTCGTAGGCGTCCAGGTCGGTGGTATCAAAAGCCATCGCCGGATTCTCACCCTGCTGGACGATATAAACGGTCAGGTCGCGCTCCATCAGCTCATAGGCCCGCTCTTTGGAGAGGGGCAGAAGGTCCCCGTCCAGATAGCCGCTCTTTTCCAAATCGTCCTGGGTCAGCGTGGGGTCCGGCATGGGGTACTCGTCCAGGTGCTGCTCCGGGGCGTCCGGCAGCATGGTAGTTTCCGGGGCGGCGGCCTGGGCCGCTGCCTGCATCTGCTGGACAGCCGCCTCCTGCAAAGTTTCGATCATGGACAGCGGCGCATACTGAATGGATTGGCCGCCCATGTCGTGCATCTCGCAGATTTTCAGCGCGGCGGTGGACAGGGGCAGCTCCGGGGCGTCCAGCTGGCCGCCGTCCAATGCCCGCATTGTGCCCTTGTCGTAGATAGTGTAGTCATAACCGCCGTCACAGGGCTGGACGTGGAGGTACAGCCGTCCGTCCAACTCATAGAGCTTTTCCGCCTGCGCCTGGGCCTTGACCTGCTCAGCCGTCATACTGCCATCTTGAAGGGCGTTGTGCAGTTTTACACACTCGTCATAGGTTCCCGCATAAAGTACCTCTCCGGGGATAAGGGATAAATCATCCGCAACGGTATATTCCTGGATATAGGTACTGTCTGCCGGTGAGGTACGCTCAAAATTGCTGTGGAGCTTGTAAGCATGGCGGGCGGGAGCCTGCATGGGGACCTCCGCCTCCGATGCGGCTTCCTGCTGCGGCACTGTCTGTTCCGACTGGGCGGCCAGGTCAATACCGCGCTCCTTGCAGATAACCTTATAGTGCCGGTCAATGTCCGCGATCAGTTCCCCGGCCGCCTTGTTGATGGTCTCCAGACTGGCCCGCAGCTCCGGTAGCTCCTTACCCTGGCTCCAGTTGGCGATGTAGCCGAAGCTGTTCTCGCCGGTCTGGATACCGTAATACTGGCAGACGGCATAGGAAATGCTCTCGGCCTCCACCTCCTCGGTGTTGCGGTCTTTCTTCTTGGGCGGCTCCTTATCACCGGCCCTGGCCGCTTCCTCCTGGGCCTTGGCGTAGTTGTGCAGCTTGCTGTGGGCGATTTCATGGACGGCGGCGGAAACGGTCTGCACCTCGCTCATGCCTGCCCGGATGGCGATGCGCTGCTGGTCCGGCGAGAAATACCCGTCCATGTTGGCGGCCATCGGCTCCACGGAGAGCGGCACCGGCGCGGACCGGCGCAGGGCCTCCATGAAAGCCTCGTAGTTCTGGACATTCCCGGACAGGGAGGACGCCAGCTCCGGCAGGGGCTTGCCGTCCGTCTGGCTCACATCAAACACCTTCACCGGGCGGAACATGGGGATCTCAACTTCCCGTTCCTCCATGACCGCCTTGCCCTCTGCATCCAGGATGGGGGCTTTGGTGTCCGGGTCCAACTTCTGTTCCTCGATCTTTTTCTTGAACGGCGTGGGCGCGATGATGGTAATACCATGCTCACCCTTTTTCACATGGCGCTCAAACTGATTTTTCCACTTGTTATATCCGGCTACCAGCGTGGCGTCCGGCTTCTGCATATAGATGAGCATGGTGTTGTTCACCGAATAGCGGTGGAACCGGGACATCACAGACAGGTAGCGCATATACTTTTCGCTCTCGAACAGCTCCTTGATGCCCTGTTCAATGCCCGCCGTGATTTGCTGCAACCGTTCCCGGTTGGTGGGTTTGTCAGCCATGATGTTCACTCTCCCTTCTATGGCCGAAATTTCAGCGGTGTGTTCTGCGATCCACTGGTCCTGTTCCTCGGTGCTGCTGTCGAGAAAGGTGTCCAGCAGATAGCCCATGTAGTCTTTTTTTTGGACGGCCTCCAAAAAGCGCGGGTGCGGGTCCTCGTCCGCCGTCTTGGGGGAATAGTCGGCCTCCCATTTTCGGAGCAAGTGATAGTAGTCCGTCAGGACGCGCCAGCCGTGTTCTCGTTTTTCTTTCCGCACCTGCGCCTCGGTTTTCTGCCGGACATAACTTCGCCGGATCGGGGCCTTGCTGTCATAAGAAAGGCCAAAATCCTGGGCCAGCTTTTCAGCGGCCCCCTTGGGGGACAGGTCATAGAGCCGGGCGGTGAAGTCGATCACATCGCCGTCTGCGCCGCAGCCAAAACAGTGGAAACGGGTGTCCACCTTCATGCTGGGGTGGCGGTCATCGTGGAAGGGGCAGCAGGCCATACCGCCGCGCCCCACTGCGATGCCGTAAAGCTCCGCCGCCTCTCTGGCGGTGACGGACTGTTTTACGACTTCAAAGACGCTCTCGCCCATGCTTACTTGCCGCCCGCTTTCGGGACGGGTGGTTTGTACCCGGCGGCCTTGGCCCGTTCGCTGGCGGCCTTGCGGCGCTCGGCGCTGTACGGCTCCCGCACCGATACGCAGCGTTTGGGCACCGTAAAGGTCTGACGGTCCTTTTTCACGATCTGGTCCGGGTATTTTTCCGCCAGCCGCCGCAGCTTTTCCAGCAGGCGCGGGTCGTGGGAATAGACCTCGGCGGTGGCCTCGGCCTGGTTGTAGAGGATAATCGTTTCCTGTTCATACAAACTCAGTTTCATTTGCCGCCGCCTTTCTGCCGGTCAAATTCCAGCTTGAAGTTGACGTACTGGCCGGTATCTTCCAGCACCACGGTGGCGTCGTAGGTCTTGCCGCTTTTCTCGGAGTACAGCCCGGTCACATGGGCGCGGCCATCTTTCAGCAGCGCCGCCACAATGGCCTTGGTGGGTTGTTTGCGCTTCGCTGCCCACCAGTTGTTG contains:
- a CDS encoding transposon-transfer assisting family protein, encoding MNALTFEETNLLCIYNPGTRQGAIEALTEMRGHLQADEDELLALTDSTLAKLRAMTDAEFDELELYPDFDE
- a CDS encoding YodL domain-containing protein — encoded protein: MGESVFEVVKQSVTAREAAELYGIAVGRGGMACCPFHDDRHPSMKVDTRFHCFGCGADGDVIDFTARLYDLSPKGAAEKLAQDFGLSYDSKAPIRRSYVRQKTEAQVRKEKREHGWRVLTDYYHLLRKWEADYSPKTADEDPHPRFLEAVQKKDYMGYLLDTFLDSSTEEQDQWIAEHTAEISAIEGRVNIMADKPTNRERLQQITAGIEQGIKELFESEKYMRYLSVMSRFHRYSVNNTMLIYMQKPDATLVAGYNKWKNQFERHVKKGEHGITIIAPTPFKKKIEEQKLDPDTKAPILDAEGKAVMEEREVEIPMFRPVKVFDVSQTDGKPLPELASSLSGNVQNYEAFMEALRRSAPVPLSVEPMAANMDGYFSPDQQRIAIRAGMSEVQTVSAAVHEIAHSKLHNYAKAQEEAARAGDKEPPKKKDRNTEEVEAESISYAVCQYYGIQTGENSFGYIANWSQGKELPELRASLETINKAAGELIADIDRHYKVICKERGIDLAAQSEQTVPQQEAASEAEVPMQAPARHAYKLHSNFERTSPADSTYIQEYTVADDLSLIPGEVLYAGTYDECVKLHNALQDGSMTAEQVKAQAQAEKLYELDGRLYLHVQPCDGGYDYTIYDKGTMRALDGGQLDAPELPLSTAALKICEMHDMGGQSIQYAPLSMIETLQEAAVQQMQAAAQAAAPETTMLPDAPEQHLDEYPMPDPTLTQDDLEKSGYLDGDLLPLSKERAYELMERDLTVYIVQQGENPAMAFDTTDLDAYDGIFAVTREEWEESPAFDAQVKERMDHQQEREQAFLDHKGDCFAIYQVKHTDELRDIRYEGLEWLKSIGQTAQRDNYDLVYTAPLLPSDLKGDTAEQLFYRFNNEHPADYRHPSMSVSDIVAIKRDGKVSCHYCDSFGFAEVPGFLPDNPLKNAEMAVEDDYGMIDGILNNGQRQPPQRELPEKRKSVVEQLKSQPKPEHKKTAPKKSAEREI
- a CDS encoding immunoglobulin — encoded protein: MKLSLYEQETIILYNQAEATAEVYSHDPRLLEKLRRLAEKYPDQIVKKDRQTFTVPKRCVSVREPYSAERRKAASERAKAAGYKPPVPKAGGK